In a genomic window of Nostoc sp. UHCC 0870:
- the aroC gene encoding chorismate synthase: MGNTFGHLFRITTFGESHGGGVGVVIDGCPPQLEISAEEIQVELDRRRPGQSKITTPRKEADTCEILSGVFEGKTLGTPISILVRNKDTRPQDYDEMAQKYRPSHADATYDAKYGIRNWQGGGRSSARETIGRVAAGAIAKKILRQVANVEVIGYVKRIKDLEGVVDPNTVTLDEVESNIVRCPDSECAQKMIELIEQTGRQGDSIGGVVECVARNVPKGLGEPVFDKLEADIAKGVMSLPASKGFEIGSGFAGTLLTGIEHNDEFYIDENGEVRTVTNRSGGIQGGISNGENIVLRVAFKPTATIRKEQKTVTREGEETLLAAKGRHDPCVLPRAVPMVEAMVALVLCDHLLRQHGQCRVL, translated from the coding sequence ATGGGCAATACTTTTGGACATCTATTTCGGATCACTACTTTTGGCGAGTCTCACGGTGGAGGAGTGGGGGTTGTGATTGATGGTTGTCCTCCGCAACTGGAAATTTCGGCTGAAGAAATTCAAGTAGAGTTAGATAGAAGACGACCGGGACAAAGTAAGATTACTACTCCACGTAAGGAAGCAGACACTTGTGAGATTTTGTCTGGAGTGTTTGAGGGTAAAACCTTGGGAACGCCAATATCAATTTTGGTGCGGAACAAAGATACTCGTCCCCAAGACTATGACGAGATGGCGCAAAAGTATCGCCCTTCTCATGCGGATGCTACCTATGATGCAAAGTATGGGATTCGCAACTGGCAAGGTGGGGGTAGGTCGTCAGCGCGTGAGACAATAGGAAGAGTAGCAGCTGGTGCGATCGCTAAAAAAATTCTCCGTCAAGTTGCAAATGTGGAAGTTATCGGTTACGTCAAGCGCATCAAGGATTTAGAAGGCGTAGTTGACCCCAATACTGTCACTTTGGATGAAGTAGAAAGCAATATTGTGCGCTGTCCTGATAGTGAATGCGCTCAAAAAATGATTGAATTAATTGAGCAAACTGGTAGACAAGGTGATTCTATCGGTGGGGTTGTAGAATGTGTGGCGCGCAATGTTCCCAAAGGTTTGGGTGAACCAGTATTTGATAAATTAGAGGCTGATATCGCTAAGGGTGTGATGTCTCTCCCTGCTAGCAAAGGATTTGAAATTGGTTCAGGTTTTGCAGGGACGCTGTTAACTGGGATTGAACATAACGACGAATTTTATATTGATGAAAATGGGGAAGTTCGCACCGTAACTAACCGTTCTGGTGGGATTCAAGGTGGTATTTCTAATGGTGAAAATATTGTTTTGCGCGTTGCATTTAAGCCTACAGCAACTATTAGAAAAGAGCAAAAAACGGTGACGCGTGAGGGTGAGGAAACACTATTAGCAGCCAAAGGTAGACATGATCCTTGTGTTTTACCCCGTGCTGTTCCAATGGTGGAGGCGATGGTGGCTTTGGTATTGTGTGACCATTTGTTACGTCAACATGGTCAGTGTAGGGTGCTGTAG
- the psbA gene encoding photosystem II q(b) protein produces MTATLQQRQSANVWDRFCEWITSTNNRLYIGWFGVLMIPTLLAATTCFIIAFIAAPPVDIDGIREPVAGSLLYGNNIISGAVVPSSNAIGLHFYPIWEAASLDEWLYNGGPYQLVIFHFLTGVFCYLGREWELSYRLGMRPWICLAFSAPVAAATAVFLVYPIGQGSFSDGMPLGISGTFNFMIVFQAEHNILMHPFHMLGVAGVFGGSLFSAMHGSLVTSSLVRETTENESQNYGYKFGQEEETYNIVAAHGYFGRLIFQYASFNNSRSLHFFLAAWPVIGIWFTALGVSTMAFNLNGFNFNQSIIDSQGRVIATWADVINRANLGMEVMHERNAHNFPLDLAAGEVAPVAISAPAING; encoded by the coding sequence ATGACCGCAACCTTACAACAGCGTCAAAGCGCGAACGTATGGGATCGCTTCTGCGAGTGGATTACCAGCACCAATAACCGTCTATACATCGGTTGGTTCGGAGTCCTCATGATCCCCACCCTGCTAGCAGCAACCACCTGCTTTATCATCGCCTTCATCGCCGCACCACCAGTAGACATCGATGGTATCCGCGAACCAGTAGCAGGTTCATTACTCTATGGAAACAACATCATCTCCGGTGCAGTTGTTCCTTCCTCTAACGCCATTGGCTTACACTTCTACCCCATTTGGGAAGCAGCTTCCTTAGATGAGTGGTTATACAACGGTGGTCCTTACCAATTGGTAATCTTCCACTTCTTGACCGGCGTATTCTGTTACTTAGGTCGGGAATGGGAATTGTCCTACCGCTTAGGAATGCGTCCTTGGATTTGCCTAGCATTCTCTGCACCAGTAGCAGCAGCAACCGCAGTCTTCTTGGTATACCCCATCGGACAAGGTTCATTCTCTGATGGTATGCCTTTAGGTATCTCCGGCACATTCAACTTCATGATTGTGTTTCAAGCAGAACATAACATCCTGATGCACCCCTTCCATATGTTAGGTGTAGCGGGTGTCTTCGGTGGTTCATTGTTCTCCGCCATGCACGGTTCTCTAGTAACTTCCTCCTTAGTTCGTGAGACAACCGAAAACGAATCACAAAACTACGGTTACAAATTCGGTCAAGAAGAAGAAACCTACAACATTGTTGCAGCACACGGTTACTTCGGTCGCTTAATCTTCCAATACGCTTCCTTCAACAACAGCCGTTCCTTGCACTTCTTCCTCGCTGCTTGGCCTGTCATCGGTATCTGGTTCACCGCTTTGGGTGTCAGCACAATGGCGTTCAACTTGAACGGTTTCAACTTTAACCAATCCATCATCGATTCTCAAGGTCGCGTCATCGCTACTTGGGCTGACGTAATCAACCGCGCTAACCTGGGTATGGAAGTAATGCACGAGCGTAACGCTCACAACTTCCCCTTAGATTTGGCTGCTGGTGAAGTTGCTCCTGTTGCTATCAGCGCACCTGCTATCAACGGTTAA